A window of Belonocnema kinseyi isolate 2016_QV_RU_SX_M_011 chromosome 9, B_treatae_v1, whole genome shotgun sequence contains these coding sequences:
- the LOC117180572 gene encoding uncharacterized protein LOC117180572, with translation MSRECAVELERLYTSTMQMVQIAYCRSTRRCQICDRRHHTLLHQADRDSSKNFNFTSQQQVTSSLRETELKNVNYTHQNLEASTEVFLDTAQVEVVKSLNETIQVDVSAYILPKVTSKVPAAHTPCIGWPHLKSLLLADTHFNEPGQIDILLGADVYGQLLLEDPVKKGPANSSVAQSTKLSWILSGPCDTSQTINQVCPLHCSSDHDLNKALERFWQQEEMAITFNKSFTPANQQCEDHYVSTHSIEQSGRYIVRLPFSATTEQLGNSKPVAIQMLKCLQRKSENVQTFYQAYSSFLNECETLQHMVKIRDEETEPASAYYLSHHGVVRDSGTTTKLRIVFNGARRVPNGMSLNEILHTGVKLQVDLFDVLIWFRKHRYIFSSSIEKMYRQIKVHRDDGKYQRILWMEGQQITTY, from the exons atgtCTCGAGAATGTGCTGTCGAGCTGGAACGACTTTATACGTCGACGATGCAAATGGTTCAAA TCGCTTACTGCAGATCCACAAGAAGATGTCAAATTTGTGATAGGCGTCATCACACTCTTCTTCACCAAGCCGATAGAGATTCGAGCAAGAACTTCAATTTTACATCTCAACAACAAGTAACCTCATCTCTCAGAGAAACTGAATTGAAGAATGTCAATTACACTCATCAAAACTTGGAGGCCTCCACAGAGGTTTTCTTGGACACAGCTCAAGTTGAAGTAGTCAAGAGCCTCAATGAAACTATCCAA GTGGACGTAAGTGCCTATATTCTTCCAAAGGTGACCTCAAAGGTTCCAGCTGCTCATACTCCTTGTATTGGTTGGCCTCACCTCAAGAGCTTGTTGCTGGCTGACACCCACTTCAACGAGCCAGGACAAATCGACATCCTCCTCGGTGCAGATGTTTACGGGCAACTGCTTCTTGAGGATCCCGTCAAAAAAGGGCCGGCTAATAGTTCAGTTGCTCAATCTACCAAATTGAGTTGGATTCTCTCTGGTCCCTGCGATACTTCACAAACCATAAACCAAGTGTGCCCATTACACTGCTCCAGTGATCACGACTTAAACAAAGCGTTGGAAAGATTCTGGCAACAAGAAGAAATGGcaataacttttaataaatcatttacaCCAGCCAATCAGCAGTGTGAAGATCATTATGTATCCACTCACAGTATAGAACAGTCTGGTCGATACATTGTTCGATTACCCTTTTCAGCAACAACGGAACAGCTAGGAAATTCGAAGCCAGTAGCAATACAAATGCTGAAATGCCTTCAACGGAAATCTGAGAACGTTCAAACCTTTTATCAAGCATACTCATCCTTCCTAAATGAGTGCGAAACACTACAACATATGGTAAAAATTCGCGATGAAGAGACTGAGCCAGCTTCAGCCTATTATCTATCTCATCATGGAGTAGTTCGTGACTCGGGCACAACCACCAAGTTACGAATTGTTTTCAACGGTGCACGGCGAGTTCCAAATGGGATGTCGTTAAATGAGATCCTTCACACAGGTGTAAAGCTCCAAGTTGACCTTTTCGACGTCCTAATATGGTTTCGGAAACATAGGTACATCTTTTCATCGAGCATCGAAAAGATGTACAGGCAGATAAAGGTTCACCGAGATGATGGCAAGTACCAACGTATTCTTTGGATGGAAGGTCAACAGATCACCACGTATTAA